In one Diabrotica virgifera virgifera chromosome 5, PGI_DIABVI_V3a genomic region, the following are encoded:
- the LOC114329772 gene encoding UDP-N-acetylhexosamine pyrophosphorylase isoform X2: MATITELRAILERNGQSHLIQFWDKLTNEEQDVFVDQLNTINFGEANQLFKNAMLSLNDQGTKLDSKMKPVPAHTFESEEEVNSDVLAQYKKIGLEEIANGHVAVLLMAGGQGTRLGVNYPKGMYSVGLPSSKTLFQIQAERIRKVMSLAKQQTGHSGRIVWYIMTSGPTDETTEKFLRKHDYFGLDKKDVVLFKQGLLPCFDFNGKIFLESNRSVALAPDGNGGIYRALQKNGILDDMKKRGIKYLHAHSVDNILVKVADPVFIGYCVKKEAECGAKVVKKSGPNEAIGVVCQIDGKFQVVEYSEITEKTANLRDSDGNLVFSSGNICNHFFTTDFLNKIANSFESQLKLHVAKKKIPHVNSEGEKISPTSPNGIKIEKFVFDVFQFTNNFVTWEVPRSSEFSALKNADNKEGTAVDCPSTSKRDLLRLHKKYIENAGGKVTSNEVEISPLLSYAGENLEIRVKGKVFDKTTVIYSDEEQLIMNNNNTIDGPIISNGQISYLHKNILE; encoded by the coding sequence ATGGCAACAATAACGGAACTTCGTGCAATATTAGAACGAAACGGTCAATCACACCTGATTCAATTCTGGGATAAACTTACCAACGAAGAACAAGATGTATTTGTGGATCAACTTAACACAATAAATTTTGGCGAAGCGAATCAATTGTTTAAAAATGCAATGCTGTCCCTTAACGATCAAGGAACAAAGTTGGACAGTAAGATGAAACCAGTACCAGCCCATACGTTTGAATCCGAAGAAGAAGTTAATTCAGATGTTTTAGCGCAATACAAAAAAATTGGTTTAGAAGAAATCGCAAATGGGCATGTGGCAGTGCTTCTTATGGCGGGAGGTCAAGGTACCAGGCTCGGTGTTAACTATCCCAAAGGCATGTACTCAGTAGGGCTACCATCCAGCAAAACCCTATTTCAAATTCAAGCCGAAAGGATAAGAAAAGTGATGAGTCTTGCTAAACAACAAACAGGACATTCTGGAAGAATAGTTTGGTATATAATGACAAGTGGACCAACAGACGAAACAACAGAAAAGTTTTTACGAAAACATGACTATTTCGGACTAGACAAAAAAGATGTTGTGCTTTTTAAACAGGGTTTATTGCCGTGTTTTGACTTCAATGGCAAGATCTTCTTAGAAAGTAATCGGTCTGTAGCTCTTGCTCCGGACGGTAATGGTGGAATTTACAGAGCTCTTCAGAAAAATGGCATCCTAGATGATATGAAGAAACGGGGTATAAAGTATCTTCATGCGCATAGTGTGGACAATATTCTGGTTAAAGTAGCGGATCCTGTGTTTATTGGTTATTGTGTGAAAAAAGAAGCAGAATGTGGTGCAAAAGTTGTTAAGAAATCTGGACCAAATGAAGCAATCGGTGTCGTTTGTCAAATTGATGGTAAGTTCCAAGTCGTAGAATATAGTGAAATAACCGAAAAAACCGCAAACTTGCGCGATTCAGACGGCAACCTTGTTTTTAGTTCCGGAAATATTTGCAATCACTTCTTTACAACTGACTTTTTGAATAAAATAGCAAACAGTTTCGAGTCGCAGTTAAAACTTCACGTAGCTAAGAAGAAAATTCCACACGTCAACTCAGAAGGTGAAAAAATTAGTCCCACTTCGCCCAACGgcatcaaaattgaaaaattcgtGTTCGACGTCTTTCAATTTACAAACAATTTTGTCACGTGGGAAGTTCCTCGCAGTAGCGAATTCAGTGCCCTTAAAAATGCTGATAACAAAGAAGGCACAGCTGTCGATTGTCCTAGTACGTCTAAGAGAGATCTGCTGAGACTTCATAAAAAGTATATAGAAAATGCGGGCGGAAAAGTAACAAGTAACGAGGTGGAGATATCTCCTCTACTCTCGTACGCTGGAGAAAACTTGGAAATCAGAGTAAAAGGAAAAGTATTCGATAAGACCACTGTGATATATTCCGATGAGGAGCAGTTGATTATGAACAACAACAACACCATCGATGGACCGATTATTTCTAACG
- the LOC114329772 gene encoding UDP-N-acetylhexosamine pyrophosphorylase-like protein 1 isoform X1 encodes MATITELRAILERNGQSHLIQFWDKLTNEEQDVFVDQLNTINFGEANQLFKNAMLSLNDQGTKLDSKMKPVPAHTFESEEEVNSDVLAQYKKIGLEEIANGHVAVLLMAGGQGTRLGVNYPKGMYSVGLPSSKTLFQIQAERIRKVMSLAKQQTGHSGRIVWYIMTSGPTDETTEKFLRKHDYFGLDKKDVVLFKQGLLPCFDFNGKIFLESNRSVALAPDGNGGIYRALQKNGILDDMKKRGIKYLHAHSVDNILVKVADPVFIGYCVKKEAECGAKVVKKSGPNEAIGVVCQIDGKFQVVEYSEITEKTANLRDSDGNLVFSSGNICNHFFTTDFLNKIANSFESQLKLHVAKKKIPHVNSEGEKISPTSPNGIKIEKFVFDVFQFTNNFVTWEVPRSSEFSALKNADNKEGTAVDCPSTSKRDLLRLHKKYIENAGGKVTSNEVEISPLLSYAGENLEIRVKGKVFDKTTVIYSDEEQLIMNNNNTIDGPIISNGVNALPVGINGGVSPSRKPLSLAILLLHRPIRHQLIPDQVVDSF; translated from the coding sequence ATGGCAACAATAACGGAACTTCGTGCAATATTAGAACGAAACGGTCAATCACACCTGATTCAATTCTGGGATAAACTTACCAACGAAGAACAAGATGTATTTGTGGATCAACTTAACACAATAAATTTTGGCGAAGCGAATCAATTGTTTAAAAATGCAATGCTGTCCCTTAACGATCAAGGAACAAAGTTGGACAGTAAGATGAAACCAGTACCAGCCCATACGTTTGAATCCGAAGAAGAAGTTAATTCAGATGTTTTAGCGCAATACAAAAAAATTGGTTTAGAAGAAATCGCAAATGGGCATGTGGCAGTGCTTCTTATGGCGGGAGGTCAAGGTACCAGGCTCGGTGTTAACTATCCCAAAGGCATGTACTCAGTAGGGCTACCATCCAGCAAAACCCTATTTCAAATTCAAGCCGAAAGGATAAGAAAAGTGATGAGTCTTGCTAAACAACAAACAGGACATTCTGGAAGAATAGTTTGGTATATAATGACAAGTGGACCAACAGACGAAACAACAGAAAAGTTTTTACGAAAACATGACTATTTCGGACTAGACAAAAAAGATGTTGTGCTTTTTAAACAGGGTTTATTGCCGTGTTTTGACTTCAATGGCAAGATCTTCTTAGAAAGTAATCGGTCTGTAGCTCTTGCTCCGGACGGTAATGGTGGAATTTACAGAGCTCTTCAGAAAAATGGCATCCTAGATGATATGAAGAAACGGGGTATAAAGTATCTTCATGCGCATAGTGTGGACAATATTCTGGTTAAAGTAGCGGATCCTGTGTTTATTGGTTATTGTGTGAAAAAAGAAGCAGAATGTGGTGCAAAAGTTGTTAAGAAATCTGGACCAAATGAAGCAATCGGTGTCGTTTGTCAAATTGATGGTAAGTTCCAAGTCGTAGAATATAGTGAAATAACCGAAAAAACCGCAAACTTGCGCGATTCAGACGGCAACCTTGTTTTTAGTTCCGGAAATATTTGCAATCACTTCTTTACAACTGACTTTTTGAATAAAATAGCAAACAGTTTCGAGTCGCAGTTAAAACTTCACGTAGCTAAGAAGAAAATTCCACACGTCAACTCAGAAGGTGAAAAAATTAGTCCCACTTCGCCCAACGgcatcaaaattgaaaaattcgtGTTCGACGTCTTTCAATTTACAAACAATTTTGTCACGTGGGAAGTTCCTCGCAGTAGCGAATTCAGTGCCCTTAAAAATGCTGATAACAAAGAAGGCACAGCTGTCGATTGTCCTAGTACGTCTAAGAGAGATCTGCTGAGACTTCATAAAAAGTATATAGAAAATGCGGGCGGAAAAGTAACAAGTAACGAGGTGGAGATATCTCCTCTACTCTCGTACGCTGGAGAAAACTTGGAAATCAGAGTAAAAGGAAAAGTATTCGATAAGACCACTGTGATATATTCCGATGAGGAGCAGTTGATTATGAACAACAACAACACCATCGATGGACCGATTATTTCTAACG